The sequence ATATTTCCCTTCCGATTCCAATCACGAATTTTTATCTGGTATTTTTCCGAAGCCAAATACTCCTCTGTTCCCGGTTCTGCTTCATTTTCGCACAGCTCGAAACCGCTGTAGATACCATAGGCGGGGGAAAGGGTTGCCGCGAGTATGAGGCGCATCTTGAAAGCCGGCGCACCGCCCGTCTGAAGAATCGGACTTAGAATATCGGGAGTGTTCGCGAAAAAATTGGGGCGGAAAAAATCGCTTACCGCGGGCTGCGTTAGTTCGCTCAAATAGTTGGTCAACTCAACCTTGGTATTTCGCCAGGTGAAATACGAGTAGGATTGAGTGAAACCGGCCTTTGCCAGTGCCATCATCATTTTTGGCCGAGTGAATGCTTCGGCTAAGAATATGACGTCAGGGCGAACAGTCTGGACCTCTGCGATGAGCCAGGACCAAAACGCAACCGGTTTGGTGTGCGGGTTATCGACCCGGAAAATGCGAACCCCGTGAGCAATCCAATAGCGGACAATGTTGAGCAGTTCCTGCCGCAGCGCTTCATAATCCGACGTGTCAAAATCGATCGGATAAATGTCCTGGTATTCCTTGGGTGGATTTTCGGCATACTTGATTGAACCGTCGGGCCGATGCTGGAACCATTGCGGGTGTTGTTTGACCCACGGATGGTCGGGCGAGCATTGAATGGCAAAATCCAGCGCGACCTCCATGCCTAGACGGTTGGCGGCGGCCACGAAACGGTCGAAATCTTCGATCGTGCCCAGCGCCGGGTCAATGCTTGTGTGACCGCCCGATTGATTGCCGATCGCCCACGGGCTGCCCGGATCGCCGTCCCGGGCGTGCAGGCTATTGCCCGCCCCCTTGCGGTTGGTCTCGCCGATGGGGTGGATCGGGGTTAGGTAAACTACGTCAAAGCCCATGTCGCGAATCGCCGGCAAGCGCTGCTCGGCTTGGGCAAAGGTTCCGGAATGACCGGGCTGATCGCCCTGAGAGCGCACGAAGATTTCGTACCAAGCGCTAAAGCGCGCTTGTTCTCTATCGACAATCACACGAACCGCCGGCTCATATCGGGTCTTGTCGGGGCGTACAAGTGCGCGACCCATGGCCTGTGTCAGCTCAGGCTGCGTGACGATCGCAAGCGCCGCGGTCGCGTCGTTCAAAGGCGTGAGCTGAGCGATTGCGCGCAAGATCAGTTCAGCGTCTTCAGCTTGGGCGTAGCCATTGCTGTCGCGCAATAACGCGATCCCCTCCAGCAAATCGCCCCTGACCGCTTTGCCGGCGTGGACTTTTTTGATGAAATCACTCAGCCAGGAACCAAACCGGTCAGTCCAGGCTTCGATGGTAAAAATGTGAGGGACGTTGTCGAGAGGAACAAACTGGCCGCGCCAGCGGTCGTTGGCCAGCGCCTGCATTGGTACTTCATTGAACCCTTCAGCGTCGG is a genomic window of Candidatus Binataceae bacterium containing:
- a CDS encoding alpha-1,4-glucan--maltose-1-phosphate maltosyltransferase translates to MVGHIIIEGVTPCGECGRYPIKRVVGEACIVEADVFRDGHQLLKASLLWRRADAEGFNEVPMQALANDRWRGQFVPLDNVPHIFTIEAWTDRFGSWLSDFIKKVHAGKAVRGDLLEGIALLRDSNGYAQAEDAELILRAIAQLTPLNDATAALAIVTQPELTQAMGRALVRPDKTRYEPAVRVIVDREQARFSAWYEIFVRSQGDQPGHSGTFAQAEQRLPAIRDMGFDVVYLTPIHPIGETNRKGAGNSLHARDGDPGSPWAIGNQSGGHTSIDPALGTIEDFDRFVAAANRLGMEVALDFAIQCSPDHPWVKQHPQWFQHRPDGSIKYAENPPKEYQDIYPIDFDTSDYEALRQELLNIVRYWIAHGVRIFRVDNPHTKPVAFWSWLIAEVQTVRPDVIFLAEAFTRPKMMMALAKAGFTQSYSYFTWRNTKVELTNYLSELTQPAVSDFFRPNFFANTPDILSPILQTGGAPAFKMRLILAATLSPAYGIYSGFELCENEAEPGTEEYLASEKYQIKIRDWNRKGNIKEFVALINQIRNANPALREFTNLRFLTTDSEDIILYAKATADLGNVILVAVNLDPFQAHYCTAFVPPEVVGVAPGQRYRVTDLLTGAVYEWGDRNYVRLDPVIEPAHILRVDGRL